Proteins encoded in a region of the Candidatus Obscuribacter sp. genome:
- a CDS encoding fumarate reductase/succinate dehydrogenase flavoprotein subunit translates to MSQYEIKEHDVLVIGAGGAGLRAAIEASALGANVGLVCKSLLGKAHTVMAEGGVAAALANVDPEDGWKTHFKDTMNGGKMLNNWRMAQLHAQEAPERVKELERWGAVFDRTKDGKILQRAFGGHTWKRLCHVGDRTGLEMIRTLQDRGVHQGIEVYMECTVTRLFKDGDKISGAFGYYREDGRYILFKAKAIVLATGGVGKSFTVTSNSWEYTGDGHALAYDCGADLIDMEFVQFHPTGMVWPPGVRGILVTEGVRGEGGILRNSKGERFMFKYLPEATRNDYAANEEEAVQWVNAAVAGVKTTARRPPELSTRDNVARAIYTEVKEGRGSPHGGVFLDISYQDKERVKKKLPSMYHQFKDLADVDITAGPMEVGPTMHYIMGGVRVEADTCMTQVPGLFAAGECSGGMHGANRLGGNSLSDLVVFGRRAGMGAAEYVKGINSTLKIDNNEIEGAIAEMEEPFKRTDGKNPYDIAKELNVIMSTYVGIFREEGDLKTGIEKLEELKKQVKMAKASGSKAFNPGWHLCRDLHNMFICSEAIARSALSRKESRGAHSRLDYTATEAEWGKVNTACKKDGAEMKLEHTPTLVMPEDLKELFGKKEPSNV, encoded by the coding sequence ATGAGTCAATACGAAATAAAAGAACATGATGTGCTGGTAATTGGAGCTGGCGGAGCCGGTCTGAGAGCAGCAATCGAAGCATCGGCACTGGGTGCCAATGTCGGTCTGGTCTGCAAATCACTGCTGGGCAAAGCCCACACAGTTATGGCAGAAGGCGGCGTCGCTGCGGCACTAGCCAACGTCGACCCGGAAGACGGCTGGAAGACACACTTTAAAGACACCATGAATGGTGGCAAGATGCTGAATAACTGGCGCATGGCTCAACTCCATGCCCAGGAAGCACCAGAGCGTGTCAAAGAGCTGGAGCGCTGGGGTGCTGTATTTGACCGCACTAAAGACGGCAAAATCTTGCAACGCGCCTTTGGTGGACATACCTGGAAGCGTCTCTGTCACGTAGGAGACCGTACCGGTCTCGAAATGATCCGTACTCTGCAAGACCGCGGCGTACACCAGGGCATCGAAGTCTACATGGAATGTACTGTCACCCGCCTATTTAAAGATGGGGACAAAATTTCTGGAGCTTTTGGCTACTACCGTGAAGACGGTCGCTACATACTCTTTAAAGCCAAGGCAATTGTGCTTGCCACTGGCGGCGTTGGTAAATCATTTACCGTGACATCCAATAGCTGGGAATATACCGGCGACGGTCATGCACTCGCTTATGATTGCGGTGCAGACCTGATTGACATGGAATTTGTGCAATTTCACCCCACCGGCATGGTCTGGCCACCAGGCGTGCGCGGTATCCTCGTCACCGAGGGTGTACGCGGTGAAGGCGGTATCTTGCGCAACAGCAAGGGCGAGCGCTTTATGTTTAAGTACCTGCCTGAAGCCACAAGAAATGACTATGCTGCCAACGAAGAGGAAGCAGTACAGTGGGTTAACGCTGCAGTTGCTGGAGTTAAAACCACAGCCCGCAGACCCCCAGAATTATCCACACGCGACAACGTCGCCCGCGCAATCTATACCGAAGTCAAAGAAGGACGCGGCTCGCCCCACGGCGGTGTATTTTTGGATATCAGCTATCAGGACAAAGAGCGCGTCAAGAAAAAATTGCCCTCGATGTATCACCAGTTTAAAGACCTGGCTGATGTGGATATCACAGCTGGACCAATGGAAGTTGGTCCCACCATGCACTACATCATGGGCGGCGTGAGAGTCGAAGCCGATACTTGTATGACACAAGTCCCTGGTCTATTTGCTGCTGGCGAATGCTCTGGAGGCATGCACGGTGCCAACCGTCTTGGTGGTAACTCCCTATCCGACCTGGTGGTCTTTGGCCGCAGAGCCGGCATGGGCGCTGCTGAGTATGTCAAAGGCATAAACAGCACACTCAAAATCGACAACAACGAGATTGAAGGTGCTATCGCTGAAATGGAAGAACCTTTCAAGCGTACCGATGGCAAAAACCCCTACGATATTGCCAAAGAACTCAACGTAATAATGTCGACTTATGTAGGCATTTTCCGTGAAGAAGGCGATCTCAAAACCGGTATCGAAAAACTAGAAGAACTGAAAAAACAGGTCAAAATGGCTAAAGCCTCTGGCTCCAAGGCATTTAACCCTGGCTGGCACCTCTGCCGCGATCTGCATAATATGTTTATCTGCTCAGAAGCCATCGCCCGCAGTGCACTATCACGCAAAGAGAGCCGTGGTGCACATAGCCGCCTCGACTACACCGCCACCGAAGCTGAATGGGGCAAGGTCAATACTGCCTGCAAAAAAGATGGTGCCGAGATGAAGCTCGAACATACACCCACCCTGGTTATGCCCGAAGATCTCAAAGAGCTTTTCGGAAAAAAGGAGCCCAGTAATGTCTGA
- a CDS encoding succinate dehydrogenase/fumarate reductase iron-sulfur subunit, producing MSDTMRKAKLKVYRGDKEKGEYKTYEVPVEAGMVVLDAIHYIQANYDPELAVRWNCKAAKCGSCSAEVNGMPSLMCKTRMDAFRHDEDIMVQPLKTFPVIKDLVTDVSWNYEVNKRITPFSPAEDADWTVYQEDIDRVQEFRKCIECFLCQDVCHVLRDHDRKDKFMGPRFLVRTAGLEMHPLDEADRLKFLKDEGHIGYCNITKCCTEVCPEDIHITDNAIIPLKERVVDEFYDPVGKMIRGVLGIDKKKKKKTTTAK from the coding sequence ATGTCTGATACTATGCGTAAAGCCAAGCTCAAGGTCTACCGCGGCGACAAAGAAAAAGGCGAATACAAAACCTACGAAGTGCCAGTAGAAGCTGGCATGGTGGTGCTCGATGCCATCCACTACATCCAGGCTAATTATGATCCTGAGCTGGCTGTCAGATGGAATTGCAAAGCTGCTAAGTGCGGCTCCTGTAGCGCAGAAGTAAACGGCATGCCGTCTCTCATGTGCAAAACTCGTATGGATGCTTTCCGCCATGATGAAGACATCATGGTGCAACCACTGAAGACCTTCCCAGTGATCAAAGATCTGGTCACCGATGTCTCCTGGAACTACGAAGTGAACAAACGAATCACTCCGTTTTCACCAGCAGAAGACGCCGACTGGACTGTCTATCAAGAAGACATCGACCGTGTACAAGAGTTTCGCAAGTGTATTGAGTGCTTCCTCTGTCAAGACGTTTGCCATGTTTTGAGAGACCATGATCGCAAAGATAAGTTCATGGGACCTCGCTTCCTGGTACGTACTGCCGGTCTCGAAATGCACCCGCTCGATGAAGCAGACCGTCTCAAGTTTCTCAAAGACGAAGGACACATCGGCTATTGCAACATCACAAAATGCTGCACCGAAGTCTGCCCTGAAGACATCCACATCACAGATAACGCCATCATCCCTCTCAAAGAAAGAGTGGTCGATGAGTTTTATGATCCAGTAGGTAAGATGATTCGCGGTGTATTGGGCATCGACAAAAAGAAAAAGAAAAAAACTACAACTGCTAAGTAA
- a CDS encoding N-acetyltransferase: MPVLVADLGDRVIAFASISPYHSRCGYASTVELSIYIDPVCVGKGLGKTLLDRLVELANDRFHALVALICSENEASIKLFASRDFVVAGELKEVGYKFDRYLDVTFMERLVKPRQST; the protein is encoded by the coding sequence ATGCCTGTGCTGGTAGCTGATTTGGGCGACAGGGTGATAGCTTTTGCTTCTATTTCGCCCTATCACAGCCGCTGCGGCTATGCCTCGACTGTAGAGTTATCCATCTATATAGATCCAGTTTGTGTCGGCAAAGGTCTTGGCAAGACTTTGCTTGACCGCTTAGTTGAGCTGGCAAATGATCGCTTCCATGCACTGGTAGCTTTAATTTGCAGCGAGAATGAAGCCAGTATCAAGCTCTTTGCTAGCAGAGACTTTGTTGTTGCCGGAGAGCTCAAGGAAGTCGGCTATAAATTTGACCGCTATCTCGATGTTACTTTTATGGAGCGCCTGGTTAAGCCACGCCAGTCCACATGA
- a CDS encoding succinate dehydrogenase: protein MPKSNELPAYSGATARTDAWWVEPLLVAIVFTAFGLYATYRAFENNYYEIGPYLSPFYSPNLKEVLPWWPLSPALIILPIPLAFRATCYYYRKAYYRSYFAHPPACTVGWFKRTGYTGEYNFPFNLQNLHRYAFYVAVPVVFILWWDAIKTVYYDGGLHMSVLTLVMFANCLLLSGYTFGCHACRHLVGGHNDSFSCPENKASYKKWLWVTALNEKHQQWAWTSLFSVAMTDIYIRMTCLNPMLDFKLF from the coding sequence GTGCCAAAGAGCAATGAGCTACCAGCTTACTCCGGGGCAACTGCTCGCACTGACGCCTGGTGGGTAGAGCCACTACTCGTGGCGATTGTTTTTACAGCATTTGGTCTCTATGCAACTTACCGAGCGTTCGAAAACAACTACTACGAGATCGGTCCTTACCTCTCTCCTTTTTATTCGCCAAATCTCAAGGAAGTGCTGCCCTGGTGGCCACTTTCACCAGCGCTCATAATTTTGCCTATCCCTCTGGCTTTTCGCGCTACTTGCTACTACTACCGCAAAGCCTATTACCGCTCATATTTTGCGCATCCTCCAGCATGCACTGTCGGTTGGTTTAAGCGCACTGGCTATACCGGCGAGTACAACTTCCCCTTTAACCTGCAAAACCTGCACCGTTACGCCTTTTACGTTGCTGTACCGGTAGTCTTTATCCTCTGGTGGGACGCTATCAAGACTGTCTATTATGACGGCGGTCTGCATATGAGCGTCCTCACTCTCGTGATGTTTGCCAACTGTTTACTGCTCTCAGGCTATACCTTTGGCTGTCACGCTTGCCGCCATTTGGTCGGCGGGCACAACGACAGCTTTAGTTGCCCCGAAAATAAGGCCAGCTACAAAAAATGGCTCTGGGTCACTGCGCTTAATGAGAAGCATCAACAGTGGGCCTGGACATCGCTATTTAGCGTGGCGATGACCGACATCTATATCCGCATGACCTGTCTCAATCCAATGCTCGACTTCAAACTGTTTTAA